A single window of Electrophorus electricus isolate fEleEle1 chromosome 16, fEleEle1.pri, whole genome shotgun sequence DNA harbors:
- the snrpb2 gene encoding U2 small nuclear ribonucleoprotein B'', whose product MDIRPNHTIYINNVNDKIKKEELKRSLYALFSQFGQIIEIVAMKTMKMRGQAFVVFKELSAATNALRQLQGFPFYNKPMRIQYAKTDSDVIAKVRGTYSDKDKKKEKKKKAQEQAANAAKKPAGAVNMQPAPPATVQVPDNPPNYILFLTNLPEETNEMMLSMLFNQFPGFKEVRLVPGKHDIAFVEFESEAQAGVAKDALQGFRITATCAMKITYAKK is encoded by the exons ATGGATATTCGGCCGAATCACACAATCTACATCAACAACGTAAATGATAAGATAAAGAAAGAAG AACTGAAGAGGTCACTGTACGCCCTGTTCTCCCAGTTCGGACAGATCATCGAAATTGTCGCCATGAAAACCATGAAAATGAGGGGTCAGGCGTTCGTCGTATTTAAAGAGCTCTCTGCGGCTACGAACGCGCTGAGGCAGCTCCAGGGCTTCCCTTTCTACAACAAGCCCATG CGAATCCAGTATGCGAAAACGGACTCGGACGTCATCGCTAAAGTGAGGGGCACGTACAGCGACAAGGacaagaagaaggagaaaaagaagaaggctCAGGAGCAAGCGGCTAACGCGGCCAAGAAACCGGCG GGTGCTGTGAACATGCAGCCGGCTCCACCAGCTACGGTCCAG GTTCCGGATAATCCACCGAACTACATCCTGTTCCTGACCAACCTGCCTGAGGAGACCAACGAGATGATGCTGTCCATGCTGTTCAACCA GTTCCCTGGTTTTAAGGAAGTGCGCCTGGTGCCCGGGAAGCACGACATCGCCTTCGTGGAGTTTGAGAGTGAAGCCCAAGCTGGAGTGGCCAAGGATGCCCTGCAGGGCTTCCGCATCACAGCAACCTGCGCCATGAAGATCACCTACGCCAAGAAGTGA
- the LOC118242756 gene encoding ribonuclease H2 subunit A-like, with the protein MIYDPINELPTLAVHFAQEIAAKQAGREGPRQNQQQQTDLSRSHDAAIGLVQYALDCGVQLKEVFVDTVGPAEKYEEKLSKRFPGVKVTVRPKADSLFPVVSAASICAKVARDHAVKGWTFAEDLGEVDTDYGSGYPNDPKTKRWLLKYLDPVFGYPQFVRFSWSTAQTLLDSKAFAVHWDDDEEDGEKGAARQKNTSMLSYFSHSKPTGHSPTHKTHRFFTERRLQNVDTF; encoded by the exons ATGATATACGACCCC ATCAACGAACTACCAACGTTAGCTGTGCACTTCGCTCAAGAGATAGCGGCTAAACAGGCGGGACGTGAAGGCC CTCGACAAAAtcagcaacaacaaacagacCTCAGCAGATCTCATGATGCTGCCATCGGCCTGGTTCAGTACGCCCTGGACTGTGGTGTGCAGTTGAAAGAG gtgtttgtgGACACGGTGGGGCCAGCGGAGAAGTACGAGGAGAAACTGTCCAAGCGCTTCCCCGGGGTGAAGGTGACGGTGAGACCCAAAGCCGACTCTCTGTTCCCCGTCGTCAGCGCGGCCAGCATCTGTGCCAAG GTGGCCAGGGACCATGCAGTGAAAGGCTGGACGTTTGCAGAAGACTTGGGGGAGGTGGACACTGATTATGGCTCAGGCTATCCCAatg acccaAAAACTAAGCGCTGGTTGCTGAAGTATTTGGACCCGGTGTTTGGTTATCCTCAGTTTGTGCGCTTCAGCTGGAGTACAGCGCAGACTCTACTGGACAGCAAAGCCTTCGCTGTACACTG ggacgATGAcgaggaggatggagagaagggAGCAGCTCGACAGAAAAACACATCCATGTTGTCATATTTCAGCCATAGCAAACCCACAggacactcccccacacacaaaacacaccgcTTCTTCACCGAGCGCAGACTACAGAACGTTGACACATTCTGA